The DNA sequence ctactACCATACCAACTTGAAAACTTACCGTcgccattttcataaataactgAGCAGTGCTGCCAACTTACGAAGTCATTAGTGGTGTGCCGCAGACTCCTCTATTGATCTGGTTAAATTTACATTAGGCAGTAAGGCCGTTAGCAGCTAATGGGAAATCTATACTTGCAGGCTCCAACGGATTTAGGTTTTACGTCTGTATTGGATTGAAGTGGCTAAGTGAAATATCATACCACACCCCCTGTGTAGCGTTAGTCAAcggaatatttttttggttaggcaaaaatgtataagtaggtgAGCATTTAGTGTAAATAGCATGaaaaagttaatcaaaattaaatctagacTAGTCCGATACGATGGTCTGGTACATAGGTACGTATAGAAATCCTCAATGTGGTATGGTTCTATAAAATTTAGACAATATCATTTGTTAGTTATTAGAGTTACTTCAAAAATGATTCAAGTAATTTCTAAgtttaactaaataaaacaactttttCAAGTTCATTTCACCCATTTATATCTAAATATGTCGTGTTTGCGTGCAGTTTCGCTCCCAACAATGCGATGACAGCTAAAAATTGCTttttaactaaaactaaataaataaacctaaaATACGAGACGGCATTCGTGCTCGCCGTTCCATAGTTTAAAAGGAAATTGAGTTTTGTAAAGGAAATTGAGACTGCAGTTAGTTTGATTCTTTTTATTGcttaaatatgtatgtttaaatatttattcagataCAGTGGCAGTCTAACAGTTTCTtacattaagtaggtacatatatttttttactgctGGACAAAGATAATTTTGCACATATTCCGATCATGCAACCATGTCCTATTTTGGAAAGATAACTGTCAGAAATAACATTACTCATACAAAAAGGTGGTGAAATTGGCATCATATTACGACTTTCTACGTGTTCTAGGTAAGcacatacataaaattatgGATTGAGGTGTTCACAAATCCGATTGCCATCAGCTCTGAAGTCAGGTTTTATTTCTCAAGATCTTAATCCTCGATCTGCACACGATGTATTTGACAGTCTACTCAGCATTGTTTCATGCATATTGCAGCCTTATTGCCTAAGATAAACATccaatgtacttacttatattatctatttatttatttatcgtatttatttattattatttttttttatttattgtatcacgattatttatttatttatttatcgtatttatttattattattttttatttatttattgtatggcTTCActggttacataaaataatattaaaatagtaTCACGATCATGATAACTTTTGGATCTGAGGGAAGGGTGATAAATGGCTACTGGTTGGCATATTGAATATCTATCACTATCGCTTTCAATATTGCTTTATTTCTAATGTCtagttgttaattttatgattGTTCAATAAGAtaaataggtatgtatgtgGCTTGATATTTGGAACCACCATTCACAttgagtaattttttttttaatgatatgGTTCgaactaaataataagtaatagttatatataagtatctatgaaatattttagacAATACACAAATAGCTACGGCCATACCAAAAGACAAAATGATAGGAAAATAAAGGCATCACTAACAAAGCGATCGAGACAGATATTAAAAATAGGCACCCTCTTTTCCTACATGGTGTTATTATATTGTGCAACGATCCGCGTTGCTCCACAGACCAATTACCTAACGAGTTGGGAACACGCTGTATACGTCACACGGAACGATTTATAGAGCCTTAGAAGTGGTGACGCAAAAGTATCGCAGattatatatatgtcaatgagaTTATCGTAAATCTTCTGAGCTCTATGTGATTTGGAAGTGGGGAATAATTTTGCAGATTTTAAAAGCATATCGTTTTTACACACTTTTGCAGGGTGGCGGTATGCTACGTATACCTATTCCAAAGAGTTATTGGCTATCCTGAGTGACGTAGGTATCGATcgcatcctaactaatattataaatgtgaaagtaactgtgtctgtctgtctgtctgtctgtctgttactctttcacgccaaaactactgaacggatttgaatgaaatttggtatacatatggtctagaccctgagaaagaacataggctactttttatcccggaattcccacgggaaaactttttaaggtgaagcgaagctcgcaggCACAGCTAGTCTTATTATAGGGGCAGCGGCATAGTGGGCATTCAGAGAAAATGGTGAATCCCGTCATTATGTTGCACTACGATGCATAACAAACCCAGTTTGTCACCGACATCGACACGCATAGAGGAAGAACTAACCGTCCAGTACGgtaagataaaaatatttaccgcAAATCTAGAACCTAGATGTATGACGTAGCAACCCAAAGTGGACCAGCGAGGATGGAAATGCGTTCTAAGCTATGAACTTAGTTAATTTGGACCTTTATGGGATGTTTAAACACTGCATTCGAGTGAGCCTTCCCTAATTTCCAACCATACTGTGGCAAATTAATACATGACGGTACATCTCTACACCTAGTACCTAGATTAGGGTCTAGACTTTCACTTAAACGCTAGATCTCTGACCAATCACCTCCCCCGCATAGGCAAATTGTGCGCAATCGAAAGTCATGCATATCACATCTAGTTATGGGCTATCCTCATCTGTTAAACATTTTCGTACAACGATCATTACCTCGCAGAGTATACATGTTGCAAGCAGTGTGGTCACTACAAATAGACATACGGAACATAGGTTGTGCATTTAGTGTACTCATGTATGACATTATTACacaatatacatacaaatCGGTCAACTGGCGGCACTATacggataaaattttattataagcttcAGTTGCAAGATTCGTTTTCGAATCCCGCCACCCTGGGCATAGGGTAAAGATCCGTGTGTTGAGCATTTGTCTTTTACTTTACATCTATCCATCTGATACCCATCGATCATACAGGCTCTGCTAAGTttagggtcggatggccgtctGTAACTTCCTACTTATAATCAAGAACTGGCAGTTTCATAGCAATACTCATTCTAGTGCAATTTCACTATAAAGTCATAATTTGTCTCTGTTAAAAGCTATATTACTTTTTCATGAAGCAACCTGAGTACTCCACCCACCTCACTTTCCTTCACAGCATCGCATCGTATGGAGCTATTATGAAAGTTTAGCACGACTGGACTTCCATGATCTCTGCCACATCTCAGGCATTAGCATCTTTCATAATTCGTAGGTCCCAAGAGCTATATTAGACTGTATATTTGTCTGAAGCTGGTATACATGTACTAGAAAACGCCCACGCCCTAGGGAATTCGCTTCGTGTCAACGTCAAATAGGTATGTTAGGAGTCAAGTTGGTATATGGTTAGCGGAAGACATGGCAATGTTTAGGCAAACGGTTCGGTTTGCTCGTCAGTGTGTGTTTAGGCACGTTAAATCATCTGGCTAGGGTCGGTATAAAAGGTTACATAATCAAaaaaggtataaataaatttaatcaaaagtagCTTATATTTATTAGGTCAGTAACACACTAGTTTCTTACATTTACAAAACACATAACTTAACCAACTCCCATCGTTCAAATCAGGTACATGAAAACACACAGTACACTTTACGAatcacataaaaaattaacaccgccttcacataaaaacaaaactaagtgcctgtttcacaatgtctggataataacctgcctgtgggataaaagacatgctgtcattCTTTATACGTTTTatacagtgacagcatgtattcatctcacaggtagcgcttacccagacattgtgaaacagccCTTCCACTCCAGACTTCCCAAAAACCTCCTTATTCCCTAACTACCCCCATCAGTCTTGTCCTCTTTGACGAAGAAGTCCTCAGTCAACGGCACCTTGCTGAGCTGGTCGTAGGTGTAGGCGTCGAAGAACTTCTGGGTCACGTTCATGGCATACCCGATGGCGTAGTCTAGGATCGGGCCGCCCATCTCTTGGGCCACGTGCTTGGCGTTCGCGTTTAGCACGTCTAAGATGTTGGCGCCTGGGAACGAAGAGTGATGATGTTAAAAACATAGGTAGATGAAAAGTGgcttagtttttattttattttatttttattttttattttacaaaaatagacACGCCAACAGCACATATGATCATACATTATCAAGACATAAttaaaggtattattattctatctATGCACCAATTACAGGCGTGCAACAGCATTCAAAAGGACTATCGTAAacagtaatttaaaatttgaataaaattattattaacatgcaaaatctaaactaaaatatacaatgtTTAAAGCCATGTACAAtagaattataatatacctatatttacaaacctaaattacttaaatgaatcacacatgaaattgaaaataaattaagaatatatacaaataaaatctGTCCTAGAAATAAAatgtctaaaataaaattaaatcaaatcaaattaaaattaaaattaaatcaaatatgaaaaattatgttgcataagttattatttgaaaattaATGGTGATATTATGGTTGCAGCAGTTTCTTCTTCCAAACAATAGGGGAGtcattataaatatctaagtTATATTTCGATTCTAACTCATTGTAGCACCTTTCAAACCGGTTTATCGGGGAAAATTTACCAAGTTGGGTTCGAGAGAAAGAAGGagtaaatgtttttgtttcccTGCACTTTCGTTGATTATGTTTGGGCACTGTGAAATTAATTTCCATCAGTAAGTTGGGCTCAGACATAGTACCACTCAGCAATTTATGCAGACAGTTAAGGTCATGGTAGTCTCGTCTATGTTTAAGAGAATGCATTTTGAAGTAGCTCAGTCTATCCTCGTAGGAGCAGCGAGTATTAATATCAgaattatttgatttaaatgcTAGAAACCTAGTGAATGATCTTTGTACTCTTTCTAGTCGATCGATGTGCACCTGGTATGAAGGGTTCCAGATCTGGCAGCCGTACTCGAGACGTGATAGAACTAAAGCATTGTAAAGTGTTTTAAAACTTTGAATCCTTTTAAATCCTTTAGCCATGCGCTTAATGAAGCCTAACATTTTGTTGCTTGACTTAGCAACATGCTCTATATGGCTGATAAAGTTCAATTTCGAATCAAGAATGATGCCCAAATCCCTTATCGTATTTACTTCTTGTAAAACAGTGGCATCCAGAGTATAATTAGATAGCAAAGGGAGTCTTTTgcgagtaaattttatatggaagCATTTGCTTGcattcaatttttaaaactaccgtcgtacataagtataattatagtgAAACTTTGGTCACCTTACTTTACAAAAATTAGTAATAGTAAATTAGGTGATATCGGCATAAATAAATGGGCAAACGAAACGATCGATGATTTTAACTAAACTAACCATTGCGGGCCAATAAAattgattgatttttttaagaaaaatatttttattatctgtGTAGTTTGTAGTAAGGTCGGTGCCGAAAAGCTTATTGATTCAAAAGTTACATTTCAACTAAGTACAGATAGGATgttaatttatgaatttacCTACCTCGAAAGCCTAGGAACAAAAAGACAGTGACGGCTAATGAATAATCATAGGAAAACAATAGGGACATTATCTAACAGGATGTCTAGATCATCAAATGACACAGTGGCATGCAAACTGAGACAACTTGAAGGATACACACTGACCCACAGTAGGTCTGTTGTTGAGCAACGGTTCTCATGAAATAAACATTACAATACCTAAGCGTCGGCTGGATTACGTAAAATCTAGACCTAGAAGATACACTGGGTCTTGTAGTAATAATGAACTTAAAGTGTTTCTTCATTGTTGGCTATAGATTAGGTCAGGATTAATTACTTATGGaggattttttaaacattccTTCCACTAACTTATTTATCGTATGGCAACATAAGTCTATCGTAAAAGTCGTTTCTCAGCTTCTCAGTGTAAACTTTTTCAGCTGTCATCACATCTAGCCGTAAgcacaaattataaattagttACTACTGTTACTATGTAACCGTGCATGTTGTTCTgtgttaagtacctaaatcaTACCTATATCGTTCGCCTATTTTTATTGTTCTCAGTaggtcaaataaatattttaagataCTTACTAATAACAGGGTTATTCCGGAACAGATTGGTCAAGTTGAGCTTCAAGTCGGTCCCGTAGTCGGCCTTGAACTTGTAGGAGTTGACCTTGTAATGACCTTCGCCCTTAGCGTTCGTCACCACCTTCTCCACCACGTCTAGGCGGATGTGCTGGTTCCCTGAGAAAAAAATGGGGCtgatgaaaaaaacataactagGTAACTAATCAAACTAACACTTGCGGGTTAAATCTGTCTCTTATGAGCTTGATACACGCTTCTTTCAATTCTTTTTaggaaaatattacaaatgaATAAGTGGTAAGGATTTGAGTGTGGATAAAATAGCCAGATTATATAGTTTATGTGTCTACAGgagaacttttttttttcaaatttccaATAGTAGttcaacaaaagttgtttataattacCCACTCAATCACGGCCTTTCGGCTCAGTATACCACTGTTGCCTGTAGTTGTTACTAACTTACTCATGTTTTCAATATATATACTAGAATTTTACGTGGAGGAAAATCCTAGTAGGTAGGTTATTAGTGCTTAAGTGAAAACGATGTAACTATTAATGTTGATGGAAAAACATTAAGTAATaacagtttttaattaattaatagaaTCATATCTGTTATAGCACTACGAggatacttacataagtaaatCTATAGATACTCTGATCTGATGTCACGATCTGAGtaattaatacactcacgagcaatgaaaaagctcaaatttttttaaacatttaggtactatttgaaatttttaacaaaattttactttttcgGTTGGTAATAGTCTTAGGAGCTGTTAAATTTACTTCATTTGCCTTTTCCATTCAGGAGTAATTTgttgctattgtcactggaaatTTTCATTACTCGcgaatgtataataatatagtactTATTAGGTTTCACTAGGTATTTGTACTAGGTCCCAACTACCAACAGTATTGACTGAGTAGACaattattactattatatTGTAGAGAACTCAGAAACAGACGTCATTACAGAATTCTTAGCTCTTGGGAAACGTATTGTTAAAGTAATTATGCTGCTCAGGCACGAATCTACAAAATACCAGAAATAATAATTccctagtaggtatatatactaCGACGCGGCTCAAAGGTTCTAACGGCTTCTTTCTAGTACCGgcataacaatattaaatttaaaagataAAGTTTGATGAAAGGAGGATCGGCAAGCCCtaagaaatttaaatatgggTCTAACAGTGTTTCGAACTTTGAACTATTGAGTAAAGGGCGAAAACCAATGAAAAATTAGAGGTAGAAAATCCTTATTGAGGGTTAAGAATAGAACATGACTGTGAATCGGAAAAACAGATCCAGAAATCGAAaacatgttaaaaaatatttaatgaaattacttTACAAGAAAAATTTTATAGTTCTTTAATAATCAGAATTAAATAAAGCaagaatgattaataaattaagGATACGAGTAACTGGACaatgtacatttttttttgttttacttgATCTGCTTTAACGATATTGTGCAATTGTACCCGGTACTTTATTCTTGTAAAAGATAAAAGGTCGGTGTTAATAATAAGGAAGTGAGATGAAGTGGCTTcggttaatttattattgcacATTTTCTTCGTTATACCAggtaaagttttatttaaataatagtgttACAGGCACTACAGATTCAACGATAATCATCAGGTCGGTACTTATTATAGAAATGCAAACGATGGGTACGATGCCAAAagatggacgcttaccttaaagaTGGGGTGGCAGCTCAGTAGTGTAACTCGTCCGGTGAACAAAGACGTTCAAATCCCGGTGACATATCTTTTTTTTATACGAGCAACCGCagaaagtataaaataaaagtacaatacTTACAAATCTTAATCTTGGCGTTGCCATCAGTGTCGAGGTTGAAGAGTAGGAGGCGGCCGTTGACGCTGTACCGGCCCTTGATGGTGAGGTTGCACGTGATGTCGAAGATGAACGTGCGTTTCTCTCTCTTAGACCTGCGAGAAAAAAAGAGATGGGATGATAAAAGATATGAAGCAGTAGTGGTAGAccacgttgggcgccaatACAGttttggcgcccaacgtggTTTTACCATTAGAGTTCAAACTGTAAAAGAGATGGTGGTaaactaatattatgactTCAATGCCCAGAAATTCGGGCAGGAGCTAAGAGAGCCATaaaaaactattataatatGCAGACGAATATTTTCGCAAtgtttaaatacttaattaccgCTCTCTGGTCGTTAGACGTATTAAGAAATAGTCCATAGTAAGGTCAATATCATCTTGTCGTTAATGGTTGTTGCCAAggctaaaattactaaaacgGATGAATGAATGACTAAAACGGATGAATGAAGTTTTGAAtgactttatttaacattttgtttttttctggaTGATGTACTCAATGTAGTGTTTAGAGTAGTTTGACCAATAGAGATTGctgtaaataaaacttaaaacgtACTATCATTATATAaggtaaatacatttttacctTAATCTTGGGTCGGTACAGATGGACCTAACGTCTCTTAGAACGGTAAATATCTATAGAATTAGGGATAGcctaacttttaaaataaaaaaaaacaagcacAGGACACCTACAACCTTTaatcaattaatatttacaaacttaattaatcatttatcaacaataatttacacaactaaatcacAAAACTAAACCACGCTAAACACAACTATAACCTATCACTAAATAACCTAGCTACACTAGACACGAGCTGAACAGTGCTAACGCTTCGACGGCTGGATCAGGAAAGAGGGCGGCGCAACCTCTCACTCCGCTTTTATAGGCGCGCGGCTAGTGATGCTCTCAGGGTGGCGGACACCGCTAACACGGCCTCTCCTGACAGGTGTTCGTCCTCGAACACTTCCTTCATGTGTGTCACGTATGTTCAGACGTCATGGCAGCTGGCTGGACTCTCCGGGATGACTTCCACTGGTACGGCTTCTGTTGGCTGGTTGGCGTTTTCCCTGGATGGACCCTGTTGCTCACAACGCTGAGCTTCACTGTCTGCAATGTCTTCTTCCATTgctgtaacaaaataaaaatatatgacttGGGCTTTAAACAAACACTAGCTAGCATAAGCAAGCAGTCAACAGTCAGTAAATAAgtcattttattatgtttttgtcaGTCTTGTCACATTTCAGAATATTAATATGGGCAGCGTACGAGTTAGCATACCCCGAACAGAGGCACCATGTTTGCATGTTCACTGACGGAGAACATCTCAACGCCATATGTCTCATCACTGGCGGAGCCACGCTCAACACCATAACACTAACTACTGGCGGAGCCACGCTCAACACCAAAACACATATGGATAGAGGCACCATGTTTGCATATCCCGAACAGAGGCACCATGTTAGCATGTTCAACATTCCCTTCACTTATGTAAAATTCTTACATACATCACCTAGTCCTAATTACACATTTATTTCACTCGCACACATTTATCTCATACAACACACATCTACATCCACATATCATTATCATGAACATGTATTCACACatcgtacatacatacatacatacatctcTAACATACGCATACTGGGAATACACACAATGAGACACCACCACTTGATGTCAATCGAATCTCAACTTCAATAAGTTAAAGATTACTTACAATCGAAAAAAGTTGCACAGGACTCAGGGGTCCACTCTCCTCGCCAAATAACCATGTGCTCAGCAGCAGCCTGAGTTATCTTGCCGTATGAACCACTAAGCAGTTGCAGTTCGTAACGGCCATGGGGCAAAACCTTCTTTACCCGATAAGGCCCTCGCATCCCTGAGTCCAGCTTGCCAGACATCTGTGAACACTTTGTGACAAAGACCATATCGTTAAGTTTAAAGAGGCGTGCTGGTTTGcgatttttatttacatatgcATCCTGCCTCTCTCTGTTCATCTCCAGCAGTTCAGACGCACGCTGCCTCTGCAACTCTCGCAAACCTTCACGATTTGGACGTGTGTTATTCAGCGCCACGTCACGTATGAGTGACCTTATCACCGGTGTAGCCGCTTCAATGCCAATTAGGAGATGTAAGGGTGACGTTTGCGTTGTCTTTTGTTTAGTGCAGTTGAGAGTTAGCTGCAAACGCCCGAGTGAGTCCGACCACGGTGTGTCAGTTTTTGTGGCCTCAATCCTTAACATATTGAGGACGGTGCGACAGTAGCGTTCCACTTGTCCATTCTCGTTGTGTATTTCAGGCGTTATAAAGTGTAGTTGGCTACCTATCTCAGAAGCgtaagacttaaaactagcgCTCTCAAACATACGGCCTCTATCACATACCAATAACTTAGGACATCCAAACAATGAAATTGCATTAGATACAGCGTGTTTCAGTTCATTTGCATCTTGCTTACAAAGTGAATACAACAGACAATATTTTGAGTATGCATCAATTATTATCAAAACATATTTACATTCGTTTACAGTAGGTAAGGGGCCTAATACATCGAGATGAATTGTTTCGAATGGAGCGTCTGGCTTACGCCAAGAAGAAATTGGTTGGTGAGGGGCTCTTGGAACTCTTTTTGACGAGAGACAGACAAGGCAATGACTGATATACTCTTTGACAAACGCCCGTAAGCCAGGAAACCAAAAATGGCGAAGGATTAAGTCAATCGTCTTGTCCGCTCCGATATGACTATGCTGGTCGTGAAAAATTCGCAGAAGGCTTAATCTATGACCTTTAGGTATATAACATAAGAGCCTCGACTCCTCACCAGTCGGCGAGTAGGTGTAGTAAAGAATATCATTGCGAACAACGTAACGCGATGCATCTAGCTCATTGTTATTCAGTTTAGAGATTAAGTCATTTGTCTCCTCGTCCGCGGCCTGAGCCATCTGAGCCCAAGTCTTAGG is a window from the Plutella xylostella chromosome 7, ilPluXylo3.1, whole genome shotgun sequence genome containing:
- the LOC105392084 gene encoding uncharacterized protein LOC105392084; this translates as MWSRVLVFLVVCGSARETWQLLPLPDYIHPCEELTDECFTKATMDAIPGIVQGIPEANIPPLDPLVLERNISMNLPGGVKMTFHNGKLLGLRTCVPNKVSSKREKRTFIFDITCNLTIKGRYSVNGRLLLFNLDTDGNAKIKIWNQHIRLDVVEKVVTNAKGEGHYKVNSYKFKADYGTDLKLNLTNLFRNNPVISANILDVLNANAKHVAQEMGGPILDYAIGYAMNVTQKFFDAYTYDQLSKVPLTEDFFVKEDKTDGGS